In Neodiprion virginianus isolate iyNeoVirg1 chromosome 6, iyNeoVirg1.1, whole genome shotgun sequence, the genomic window GACGCAGCCTTTTTGAGAGACGAGTCCCTGTCGCCTCTTTTCTTCGTTTAACGCGTCATTCGACCAACGATCCGACGTCAGTCCAACGAACAGTTCTCGTTGGCAATTATCagacaataattatattatatttattattataattattattatatcctCTTATTATTTCTATCTTCAATCTTACCTATATACGAGTGTTACATTCTTACATCTATCGCGTGTGGCCAGCCCATGCTATCCTCTGACATAATATCCTGCATCCCGTTACATTATACATGCTTTACGCATCGTTCTTCCATAATATTTTCGATTCATCGTAACTACATAAACTGAGTGCATTTCGGAAGACTATTAATCCTCGGAAAAGCTGTTTCATGGAAATCCGCAAGCGGTTCGCAATGCTGTTAACCTTATTTTATACAGCAAAAGTATAGATGCTATCACAAAATAACCGTTTTCTATACCTATAGTATTATACGTAGCAAAAATAGTTCAACGATAGAATCAGTGgataaacgttgaaaataacCTCGTATATATTCATCGATTCGTAAGGTTCTTCAAagtgttgaaatttcaaaagatcTTTCGTTCTATGCAGTACAATCATAtcgtataatttaatatattaaatttccCCGCCTTCTCTATTGCATACCGGTTAGCATAGGCGGCCAGACCAAACCAATGTATTTACGATCCAGAAATTACATACAGTTATGTTATTTTTAATGTAACAcgtattgtatattataattaatgtatgtatttatatttatgtatttacaGACAATCACATGAATCGTAGATATCCTATTATCATTCGTAGGTATTTATTCGTCCTTTCCTATTatacttatttcaatttcaccctAAGTTCACCTTTACCTAAGTAAGAACCTCGTCTTACTTATGGTTAATTAAATATGCTACAAATTATTTGAGCTGAAACTTGTTCAATTCTCGTATGTTTCCTCACTCccgaaacattgaaaacggCGCGGTATACATTCTGTTCGTGAAGCAAATAGCACACGTTTTTATCACCAATTTGACGTTACGACAGCCTATCGTAAAAGCATTGCTTCAGCAATCGTATACGTTccgaataatatatttctgcGAGATTTTAATCTTTGCATCGCATTTTAACACGCGCACTCAAGAAAGTGCCCAAGAccaagaaaatattatttcaacagGCCAAAGCAGATAATTGATTAATTCGCGAAAAACAATCTCATAACAATAGATATAGTTTTGACTCGAATCAAGTTTGCTTCACCGCGAGTAAATAAACCATTTAAACATTCGAAACtatggaattttgaaattctcattttttttcacaattcgcCACATTAATGACACTTGGAATATTAGTAAGTAAGGCAAAGAGAGCCGCATGAATCATTCCCCCAATTGTACGCTGTATAAACTGTCAAGCACTTCACCGCGAATCGAATATACAATCAGCAATAAATTTCCATTCTGTGTAATTGTCAAATGGCGTGAGCACGCATACAACGCGatgtggaaaattttacagaaacCAGCAATGAACGTCCGTCAAGttagtaataaaaatacattctAAACACGTGGATCGGTGTGGCACGCTGCATTATACAACGTACATCGTGCATAATAAAGGACCACAGTATTCCAGCACTTATTCTTATACTCCTATATATTCTACAGGCAACGTTTCAGGCTTTATTCTTAGTCCACGCTCGAATGTAGCTACCGTCCGTTATCATCAAACATTCATTGCATTTCATGCGAATAATCGTCGGCCTTCGGCTCCCATCGTATATACCGATGTGaaagtttgtatttttttaccagCGGACCTACACGTAGCGTATATTCGTGTACCGATCATCGTGAGGCAAATGATCGCGAAGTCTCTAATCCTAATTCACGATCACTTGTCGCCGTTCATTATCGCAGtataataaatctaatattcaGAATGTAACACGCACCGCTGTACCTACAGAAATTGTACGCACATCGAGTGCATATGCATCTCATTGTGCCGCAATTCATCATCATCGAACAAGTTTCAATTCTGCCTGCAGTGGCACGGACGACGCTTTAGTGTGAATTTGTGTGCAGTGTGTATATACTCAATACACAAGTATAACAAATGTATACATCGAAACACCTCGACCTTAACAAGATCAATTCTCCTCTAATTATTCCATTTATGTACAGTATTGGTATATTCGGGATCGGTTTATCCGATCGCATTGCGTGAGTTGACGTTAAATCACACGGAATTGTTGGTCGTTTTACGGACCGGAAGCCTCTATGCATAGGTAggtatatttacaatttttctagCCCGACACAGTAACGCTTTAAAGAACATGAATCCAGTTTGGGGGAACACGGGTCGCGAGAGTGCCGTGAtgaacgttgaaattttttgaccgtacaaaaaatgttgttttcaTAGAAAATTAGCTATCACGCGTATTATATTATGATTTACTATCGACAATTGATTGACGGATAGGTCGAAAGACAATTCGATCGTTGAAAATCCCGAGGATCCATGATTGCAGCGTCAACTCACGCAGTCCGTGTAAGTACAATCAGCATTGTTATCGCCGAAGgcgtatttttttcagcaaaatgGCATGACGTTGGGAATCGCATAATTTTGCACGCaaacttctttctttcttgatCTATCCGTAGTAGTAATTGCAATCGATGGAAAAACGTGATATTCGACAGACAAAATGCAACCTACATCCACCTATCTCTTACACCCTTCAACCTTTACATTCACATAATAACGTATCTCACGATAAACGAAAGCCtaataagagagagagagctgaAATCTCCGTTATCCCGATTTATAGAGAGAGTTTTCGGTACGCTACGGTAGTAGCTTTAAATTTTCCAGAAAAGGGGGATTGAATCTCGTTACGTCCAAAGGCCTGCTCGAAATTGATTTACGTACGGCAGGTATGAACAATGTATGGGTCGTTAAGATTGAAGGCTCGGCTTTTCTCTGGCAACCTCAATTGCCAAATGAGAAGCTAATTTTGGCGCAAAGACAGACCATTTCGAGAGACAGAGAGATGGATAGACAGATATTAGAATATTGATATGAAAGGAAATGAAACAGGAGGTTCGAGGTCTGAAAGACGCTGCTCGCACATCAAGATGCGCTTTTATAGTATACGAGAGTCTCTAACGAGCGGTTCTTTTAAGCGAAACCAAAGGCTCGAGAAAGCCCTGCCGCCTTCTTGAAATTCTCCGGTAAACTGGCGGCGTCTTTTGTCCCGGTTGAGTGAGCCCGAATTGCGGTTAAATTAAGGGAAAACAAACGAAGTGGGCGTGAAAGAGAGAAGAGTGTATAACCGGTATAATTTAGCAGGATCCCGGCAGCGATTGGGAGCGAAACTCATCACGGGAATCATTTCAGCCAGCATTTGCACTTTTGATCTTGCGATCGAATCACATCAAATAATCAGATCCGGCGTTActtattacttttttccttGATTTTAAATTGGTATTATGTAACGGTTGTCGAGGGGACTTAAATCTCGGGAATataccaaaattttttcgcttTTGAGACCagtggacttcgatatttggagatatataccTCAACGTCAAAATCGACGAGGACACCCTCTTCATGTAGTTTAAATTATACTTTCAGGACTGCCACATGTTAATGTAGCAGTTATTCCGTTGTctaagtttttttaaattatttggaGGGCAGTTTGACATTAGCTGCGCTGATACACTTTAGGTTTGGACTGAATAGCTTCAAAATTAGGTAAcaatttgatatttaaatattaaagaaaatttgcGTAACTATTATGTTAACGATCAATATTATTGAGAAGAACTACAAGTAAACTTCATGCATGGCAAAGTACAAATGATAAACTCATTTGCTAAAAGAGAAACAAATGTTTTACATACAAAGTTTGAAGATAGGGAACGCCTACTTGATTTTCTTACTGTATAATCTAAGTAAGAAATCAGAATATTGTTCGCAGCCCGCGCCGTCAAACTTTCAACcaaattttcatatatataatatatgatacatttattatacatatatgcagttatacgtataatcgaTAAACGGAAGCTTCCAATTGCAACATCGATTTGTATACAAGTTGCACCTCGACTCTCTCTCGGTTTCCCTTTcactccttctctctttctgtctCTCTGTCTCAGCCTCTGTACCTGACTAACAAAGACTTTTCGAGCACGTCTCGGGAGTGGAGGGTGGATTTGGATAGGAGTTCTACAAGCTGAAGTCCTTGGCGTGGTGACGATCCGTTTAAAAGAGTCTGCGTGCGTGACGTCACTTCTTCGTATATTCTTTGCACCCAACCCCTTTTGTTCGGGAAATTACACAGGGCTTTTTTAACAGCTTCACTCCACGACCCCATAGAAAACGAATGTAAAACTTTGAAACTTAACTAATAACTTCTATTGACTAACGGCCGGATCTCCATCTTGAGACTCAAGTCGACATATAGGTACAAGTTAATAATTCTAAGCGTATAATTCTGTTCTTCGATACTTCAATACATAGGTACTCGGACTTGGGCAACTGCGTCAATTATGCGTCtccaattttcaaactcttcgGTGTTCAGTCATTTCACGGAATTAGTTAACGTAACATTTTGATATTACAGACGGATACTGCGGAACATGTTAAACTGATATTCGCTTTGGCACGTACTTGAGTATGCGAAATTGAACCTGATTATATATCTGAAACATACGTCTGGATCATGGATCGGATTTCCCAGCAAAgagtgtttatttttattttatttttttcaatgccaATGCCTGTGAGCTTCGGATAATACGAGTGCATACTGATTTTTTACGTACGCGATGCAAATCTCTTGTGTTACGAGCAAACTTTTGTGTTACATATCAATTTGCTGGATGAGTCGCAGAGTCACTCGTTGATTGCAtgcgaaaattgatttcttcaCCTAAGGGTGATTCTGTTCCAAATTTTCTAAATCACCCTTACATCTTCCCAACACTTTTCGACATTCAATATGTATTCGGTGGTTTGGACcgaaaacgatttttcattacCTACTTGACTAACGGATACGCATGAATCAACAAACACGCATCAAAtatattctctctctctctttctctcgctctctccctcccgcccctttctctccttctcacTCGCCCTCACCCTCTCgtcctctctctctttctctttctctctctctagctTTCGCTCTTTCGCTCGCTCTCTCATgcgacataaaaaaaattccaaacgaGTCTGCGCAATCATCTAGCAATCTCTGAATTGCGGAGGATGGAATGTTGGTATGTAAGCAGCTGCTGTTTTAGGGAGGTGCTGGAACGTTGTCGCGTAGTAGCCTCTCTGCACGCTTATCGATTATCGCAGGGAACCACTGTAGGAATGTAGGGTTTGGACAAAGACGGCCAGAGAAACGAGGATGGCAAGAATAAAGGTGCGTTCCCCGTGGCTCGAGGATAGAGTTACCGCACCTCCTAGCCACCAAAGTGCCCCGCTGCCTCCTGGGGCAGAACTAATGCCTCTTTGAATGGCGGCAGGATGCTCCCCTGAAATAAGCCAAAAACAATCCGGTACACATACTGTTTGGGGTCTGAATTCGCCAGGGCTCTCTTCGTTTCACAGATACGTTCAGCAGTGGTTGGCTGCTGCGTTGGTTGGcagagaaatggaaaaaagagaGACTCCGACTCACCGTTAAGAACGTGGAGTTGTACACTGGCACTATCCAAATTACTTGGGCTGCAAGTGTAATTGCCGGAATCTTCACGCCTCGCGGTATGTATGATGAGGCTGCTGACGGTGTCGCTGTCGACTCGTTCCTTCCTCATTTCCAGCTTACCCTGCTGGTATATGAGTACGCGACCGCTCTCGTGGTACCAAAACACGTAGGAAGGCTCCTCCAGAGACTGCTTTATCACGCACCGCAGGGTCACTGTGCTTCCGGTCTTCACGTAAATATCACGGTCTCCCATGATCTCGATTTTTGGAACTGCGGGattggtttttatttatttacctgCTTATGAATGTAAATTAAAGGGTCTAATAAGCTCGGAGGTCATTCTTGGGGGACGCTTGGAATACTTGAATCCTTATACCGACTCCGGTTGGCCGACCGTACTTAGTAACTAGTGACGCGTAACGTGCGAGACTGCGGAACGGAAAGACTTTACTTCAAATCCCCAGCGTATCGGTAAAGACCTGACAGACAAATCGCAATAATTGTAGGGAGCCGAATCGGCAATCTGAGGTTTGAACTCGGTCTTGCTAGACCAAAAACAGATTTTCTGCAGTTTCCCAAGTTCCAAGTGCGAACGATCGGGCGTTTCTATTGCAAATCGTAATACGGCTGCAGACGCATATTTATAGTCACCAACCCATCCCTCCCACACCCCGCATAATTATAGGCTTATAGGAACACACCCAAAATGGTATGACGGGATTGGAGTGATTATTATCTTcatctttattattattattgttgttgttgttgttgttgttgttgttgttgttgttgtatgGATGGAGGCTTAGGTTTGGCAATGACAGCCGTTTCGTCTTACGAATGAATCTGGTCTAAGCCTCTGCGAAGAACTAACAAGATTTCGCTACTCCACGCTCGCGCCGCAAGTGGATTATCGGTAGTCCTAACCCCCTGAGATCATCTATAGGTCAAGATAagaaagtagaagaaaaaggtACGGTGATTAGCATGCGTCAAAGAAATTGGAGTGGCTCGTATTAGCGCAATCCTACCCTTTTGATCCGAGAgtggagtaaaaaatatattgaccTATTTGGCCCCAAGGCTAAACTGAACGTTACGCTAAATTTCCCAGAGATCAAATGAGTTACGAGGGCGCAGTTGCGTCGGTAATACAAATGTCCCACATCCTAATGGCCCCACGGCCAGACTACCTATTCTCATCCCGGTAATATAAAGCCAccgttttcttatttttcaaagttaaGACTCGAATCAGAGATAAACTATATAACGTAGAGTAAGAGCTCACAAGTGACAAGTCCTCGCGCCCATGTGAAATCTTGATAGTCGTGCTTACCGACAACGTTTAGCTTGATAAAGTAGCTCATCTTCGGCTCAGTGGAGACTTGGCATTCGTATTCGCCAGCGTCCCGGGGCTGGACATACTTCACCTGGAGGGTCCACGTATCTTGGCCGTCCAGATAGAACGCTTGGAACCGTTCGTCAGCGATGAAGGTATATCTGTCCACCGTTAGGATGTGAGCATCTCGCTTCCTGATCCATGACACCTTGGGGAACATAAATTTCTCTCAGACTCCGGCGGGCTCCAAAGAGTTATAGCCCCAAGGTATGGGCGGGCGGGTGCGGGGTACAGTTGGAGACTGTAGATTTACTTCAAACTCAACTTTAACGCCAAGACCCGGTATTCACCTTTGTCGTGCCGTATGAAGTCCACACAGCGGGTTATAAAGCGAGGCGAGGCGAAGCGAGGTGAGAAACGAGCTTAGCTGTTACCAGTTAGGAACAAATCGAATCTAGACCATCGATTAAAACGTCACATCCGACCCAAGTCAATACAACGGACGTGTGATTAACGACTGTGTTACCGCCAACGGAAGCTCATTGTTATTATCGCCCAACTGCGGACGTCGTACTTCGCGACGCCTCCAATCGCCAAGCTATTGTTTTCAGTTATATTTACCTCGACTTACACCAAAATTTATCCAATATCATATCCGGGTCTAATCACATGCGggcaaaaaatataatcgatttctcccCGAGTATCCCTTCGAGGTTTTTCGTGATACTTATACACGCGGACGTAAATTCTTGCAATGGTTTGAAACACGGCGAACCGTTTCAACTCACCGATTTGTTACCCAACTGCCGGACTTTGCAGGGTAGGTAGGCGTGGGTTCCAAGCTGCGCCGTGATGTTTTGGGGACTACTTGTGTCGAAGTAGGGACCGGTGTAGAGTCCGTTGAGCCTCTTCACCAGCGAGTGCGACCTCGTACTGACCCCTGGGGGCAAAATAGAATCGGACATATTAGCATACGGGACCGGACCAAGAGAATGTCAGAGTTCCCAAGTTTATCTTCGAAATATTAGAGTCCCCTGAGATGTCAGCAGTACGGTCTTTGGTACGACAACCGAGAATACGACCGATCGTgggtgaaaattgtcgaatGCTTTTACAGCATCATCTACTCAATATCCGGGAACGTGATAACAATTCTTAATTCGGCTGCTCTTCGAACATGCCTATAGACACATTTCCTGCGAGACACCAAGAGACATAATGGAAGAGAGTTTTGTATTGGGGTTATCGATCGCGCGAGGCGGGCTAAAATTAATCATTAGTTAGTATTTATTGCAGCGAAGTCGTTTAGACTCCCATTTACTTTGCCCATCTAAAAGTTCGAATATAAGCTTATAATGACGGGTATAGATTTCTGGTAGTTAGCAAGGCTGTTGAAAAGTTCGGTTTCTCGAACACAATTTCTTATCCAGGTTGAGGCAGGATCGCGCCTGAGCCAGCCATTATGTTCTCCCTGTTCCATCGCGTCTATATACAcagtatatgtatgtacgtatgtatgtatggaAGCTTATAGTCGAGTCTCGGAGCTCGACGTAGCCAAAGTTTCGTCCCTGTCCAGTAAAACTAGTTTATTACTACTTCCTTGGAAACTTGTAGGATAAGAATGAGGACAAATTCTCTCCCGGTTTCACCTTATAACCAGCCATACTATAGGAGTTATCTCAAGACACACGAAGAAGATTGATGTCCTTTTTATTCTGCAATCTCTTCGCGGTCGTAAATTAAACTGGAAAACTGCGTTATGTTATCGTCACGTAGCGTCGATCTCGTTTGCAGGCAGGTTCAAGATATCGCACGAGGTGTAAATCAGCAAAAGCAGTACCTTGGGACAGTGTGGACGAGGGACGTGAGGGTGTGACTCGCGAATAGATAGTATCATGTCGCggaaggggggaggggaagCTGATTGTTCAAGTACATACTTGGTACCCAGCAAATTTACTGACAATGATATCGCGATTAAACGATGAGTACTCGACGCGTAACATTTAACATAATAATACGTTGTACTAATAGGAGAATATAGATGAAAATCGTGCCTCCTAATTGGTCGAAATAATACCAAGTCATGAAGCATACGGTATAATTTGCGGCGCGAGCTTTTTAACAAAGCAGTTGTTGTCACGCACGTGAGAAACCCATCGGCGTCTCGCCACGCGATATTTACTCCTGTCATCCTCTGAAATTTTAATCTAATCTACCCACGGAAGCGCCAAGGATCATCCCGCAGGTGTGTCCGATCGCATGCGATCCAACCGTGCCGTGCAATCAACGAGAAAACGCAGAGTTAAAGAATCGACGCGCCTCGTGAGGAGCGTTAAGTTACGATCACGAGAAAGCACGGAAAGTATACGAGAGATGTTGCgggatatatattataccccTTACAGCGAAAGATTTGGTGCGGTCAACGACAGGGAGGCGCGAATCCGCGCAGGCGAGAGaaatcgtatacatatatcgcgAGAAGCGCTTGCGCTCGTTCTACATTTCGAAAATCATTTGCCCACCGAGATTACAATCCGCGTTTCTTTGGGCTTCAACCGCGTATACGTACCGCGAGGTGAAGGTTCGAACGTATACCAGGAACACGTAGCGTACCGGAAATTGCTCGAAGCAGGAAACCGCAGAATACGAAAAGGAACGAGTGTATTCACGAATCCGGTGATGTGAGCTCACGATTTCTCGTATTTCCCACGGGGCCTCTTGGCCCGTTCTTTACCAGTTGTAAAAAGCTCTGTATTACGATCGCATATGCAAGCCGCGGTGCGCGTGAGTCTCGGGATGGCGAATTAACTCCAACGTCGAGGGTATTGTATCGCAGGTATCCAAGAGAGCGTCGAAGGTTCCTCTGATCTCGGCACCGGCCCTGAGGGGTGGAATCGGGGTGGCTAGGGGTGCCGGCGGGCGAAGACGCCATTTTATCAAGATCTGCGATGACGTAGGGGAGTTATACCGCCATATCCGTGCGGCACGGATTCGCCGCTATGACCTCATTAGGCACGCCAACGTCGTCCCACTGCCGGAGTTTACTGCACGACTCGGTGTCCTGTCGCAACGGTGGTGAAATGTCGTTGCCGACTTTGCGGTCTTTGCGGTCAGTCGGCGTCTTTGAACCGTCGAATAAGAAACCGCGCGTTTCAGGTTTCCGCTGGGTATTTCCGCGCGGATAAGCGGTCCAATTTACGAGACCTTCGCCTCTGCCATATCGATTCTCAAAGTGCACCAGGCCTAATGACTGCGCGATGACATGCAGGGGATGCCCCGCGAAACGGGGGTTGAAAAGCGGGCGAGATTACAGGCGCGTCGCGAGGCTACGTCGAGTCACGTATACAGTGGGTATTATACACCTCGACGAGGTATTCGTCCCTCGTATATCCGTGTCAGATTCTAGATATCAAGGATGCggcgtgaataaaataaggGACACGTTTTACGAGAACTGTATATCCTACCTTTCGTAACGGGGTGGGAGAGTTGTACGCTGTTTAGCTAGATATTCACAAGTTATTTTATGGGTAGATTTAATATGCACACGAAGCGCGGGCTGGGTGGATACGTACCGAGCCTGAGTGAATATGGCTTGCACGGTTAAATGCGAATATAATAAGGGCGTAAATGAGTAATACACTAGCCGCACTGCCATCAACCACCTTCTACAATCCAAGACCACAAGGTTATTGGTAAACCCCCCCTGAAATCGTTGTCATATACTCAATTCAGGAAAGACCCCGTTTTTTTAGAACCCTCGACGAGGGTGTTTTCCGGAACTTGTTTCCTCCCCTGACGTAGCCGATAATTCAATTAATAACAACTCGGGATATCGAGACAAATTGAGGATCGTTGACGTCGTTCGCCCAATATCAAATCACGGTTTCGCATTACTtgttcgattttcatttttaacgcTGTAAGAGAAACACCCCGGGACcgaaaataagaattaaaCATACGTATCGGATTCTCTAAACAGTATAGGACGATGCTATTACCGAAGTCAGAATattagtttcaaaaaaaaaaaacaaacgagtTCTACCACAGAGCAATGTTCAATGTTTAAATCGACAAAAAGTCATACGCTGCTTAACGAGGGCATACGATTTATTTCTGACAACAGCTTATCAATCAGTCATACACGACGGTCGCTTCGACGGCAAAAGGTCACACGTAGATCAAACGTCCTCTTTCAAAGTTTATCGACTAACCGCAGGGCAGATAATTCAATCGGACGTTAAAACAGCAATACGTGCTGAGTCGTTGGAAACAGCcgttcatttgaaaattaaaaagcGGTACAATAACCATCACCGTTCAACCAAAACGAACATCGAAcgatacatttttattgtatttgtttttaacCAGCCATCGAAAATCGTAACATGGTTTCACAGAAATAAGTTTCATAATCGTACACATTCTATCACGCTTCCGTCTTGTCATTTTTCAGTACGACTCTGCGATCAGCGATCAGTTGTTGACTGACAGGTATCGATAAGTATAAATCCTTACCCGTGATGCCTAGTAAAATCCAGCAGACGAGGCACAGAACATAGTAATTCACATATGAGCAGGCCCTCATGATGACGGAATCACTGACATCGCAAAGCACTACATCTGCCCCGGCCCCAACTGGAGGCGCCTTTTGCGTACCACGGCCACCACTAGAATAGTTCACACATTTCGTAAAGAGGTTCTTTCTcccacgtatatatatatatatatatatatatatttgtgtgtgtgtgtgtatagcGAAAGCGCGTCGTCGATCCCTCACATATCCGCGTCCGCACAAAAG contains:
- the LOC124306888 gene encoding hemicentin-2-like isoform X1, giving the protein MRPSTLLDSRHTSNQRVMDVLVCGGRGTQKAPPVGAGADVVLCDVSDSVIMRACSYVNYYVLCLVCWILLGITGVSTRSHSLVKRLNGLYTGPYFDTSSPQNITAQLGTHAYLPCKVRQLGNKSVSWIRKRDAHILTVDRYTFIADERFQAFYLDGQDTWTLQVKYVQPRDAGEYECQVSTEPKMSYFIKLNVVVPKIEIMGDRDIYVKTGSTVTLRCVIKQSLEEPSYVFWYHESGRVLIYQQGKLEMRKERVDSDTVSSLIIHTARREDSGNYTCSPSNLDSASVQLHVLNGEHPAAIQRGISSAPGGSGALWWLGGAVTLSSSHGERTFILAILVSLAVFVQTLHSYSGSLR
- the LOC124306888 gene encoding hemicentin-2-like isoform X3, coding for MCLSGVSTRSHSLVKRLNGLYTGPYFDTSSPQNITAQLGTHAYLPCKVRQLGNKSVSWIRKRDAHILTVDRYTFIADERFQAFYLDGQDTWTLQVKYVQPRDAGEYECQVSTEPKMSYFIKLNVVVPKIEIMGDRDIYVKTGSTVTLRCVIKQSLEEPSYVFWYHESGRVLIYQQGKLEMRKERVDSDTVSSLIIHTARREDSGNYTCSPSNLDSASVQLHVLNGEHPAAIQRGISSAPGGSGALWWLGGAVTLSSSHGERTFILAILVSLAVFVQTLHSYSGSLR
- the LOC124306888 gene encoding hemicentin-2-like isoform X2, which produces MRACSYVNYYVLCLVCWILLGITGVSTRSHSLVKRLNGLYTGPYFDTSSPQNITAQLGTHAYLPCKVRQLGNKSVSWIRKRDAHILTVDRYTFIADERFQAFYLDGQDTWTLQVKYVQPRDAGEYECQVSTEPKMSYFIKLNVVVPKIEIMGDRDIYVKTGSTVTLRCVIKQSLEEPSYVFWYHESGRVLIYQQGKLEMRKERVDSDTVSSLIIHTARREDSGNYTCSPSNLDSASVQLHVLNGEHPAAIQRGISSAPGGSGALWWLGGAVTLSSSHGERTFILAILVSLAVFVQTLHSYSGSLR